A genomic segment from Nematostella vectensis chromosome 6, jaNemVect1.1, whole genome shotgun sequence encodes:
- the LOC5521425 gene encoding post-GPI attachment to proteins factor 4, with translation MVHFSRNPVWRHIFILYCLTFAVILPLFTYRLKFSMYYQKLTETEGEKKLKNENNARLEIVDRYALTMDSKIIKSLLHTSRETDLSVTVITALRHSSSYKAKYLTQVVWTLLRLMLEAPSRDIHLSLQLSVCNVDSEPERHKEALELSSIVPVIERFGNNRKVPYTATVFEKEKQDYVFCLKAAQKSNPRYILALEDDALPNEDFFVVLNHVIHNHLDYKISKGEKTMNMDNITYVKLYHPERLQGFISLESERLPELFGLSTVLGTLLFYIYLKTLAKKTFSHSTVLLVLISFIIYVAGLVIAIGRPNINEVRHLFPPYLYGYTHAPHCCTPAMLFPASGAHMVTEYLEKTTCYVGFAKDTALFKFVTKLGHTARMVQPNLVTHIGLYSSIRNKRLDPYVV, from the coding sequence ATGGTGCATTTTTCGAGGAATCCAGTCTGGaggcatatttttattttgtactgtctCACATTTGCTGTGATCCTGCCACTTTTCACCTATCGTCTTAAGTTCTCAATGTATTACCAAAAATTAACAGAGACAGAAGGAgagaaaaagctaaaaaatgaaaataatgcaAGACTGGAAATTGTAGATAGATATGCTTTAACTATGGATTCTAAGATTATAAAGAGTTTGCTCCATACAAGCCGTGAAACTGATTTGTCAGTCACTGTGATTACTGCACTGAGACACTCCAGCTCGTACAAGGCAAAGTATCTAACGCAAGTAGTGTGGACATTGTTAAGGCTTATGTTAGAAGCCCCTTCTCGTGATATCCATCTCTCCCTTCAACTCTCTGTATGCAATGTCGATTCTGAACCAGAACGTCACAAAGAAGCATTGGAGCTTTCATCTATTGTCCCAGTGATTGAGAGATTTGGGAATAATCGTAAGGTCCCTTATACTGCGACAGTgtttgaaaaggaaaaacaagaCTATGTGTTCTGTTTAAAAGCAGCTCAAAAGTCAAACCCAAGATACATCCTAGCACTTGAAGATGATGCATTACCCAATGAAGACTTCTTTGTTGTACTGAATCATGTTATTCACAATCATCTGGATTACAAAATATCCAAAGGGGAAAAAACTATGAATATGGATAACATAACCTATGTGAAGCTATACCACCCTGAAAGACTTCAAGGTTTCATAAGCTTAGAATCAGAGAGATTACCAGAACTTTTTGGACTGAGCACTGTCCTGGGTACTCTACTGTTCTACATCTACTTGAAGACTTTGGCAAAGAAGACATTTTCCCACTCAACGGTTCTCCTTGTACTGATCTCTTTTATAATTTATGTTGCTGGATTGGTTATTGCAATAGGAAGACCCAATATAAATGAAGTTCGCCATTTATTCCCACCATATTTATATGGTTATACCCATGCACCTCACTGTTGCACACCAGCTATGTTGTTCCCAGCCTCAGGAGCCCATATGGTCACTGAGTACCTGGAGAAGACAACCTGTTATGTTGGATTTGCTAAAGACACTGCTCTCTTCAAGTTTGTCACCAAGCTGGGGCATACTGCTCGTATGGTGCAGCCAAACTTGGTAACACACATTGGACTATACTCATCGATAAGAAACAAGCGTCTTGACCCATATGTGGTGTGA
- the LOC5521545 gene encoding uncharacterized protein LOC5521545, whose amino-acid sequence MESGVSLSNFTPTSLDMFPPMQPIPTSIDLACTTTRNEDIIMQKVQALRILWEHLVQLKTRNIQLKNRVQNQRDPTTKDILSEFDVDNGWSAPSSNQQYGGDADGVFDNGQTNSCSNDKKNCVGFGQIEKIAQTLEGETKKTCKGSVLSQGKEVSNGKSVFNSYDTKMDEIRVLNGVKKSNKEKDATQNGSCARETQQKYDLCNNAEEPFIDLLNMETSFIIQDVITTFGLLSEDFVPSQIPERGARGSSSLSSGYMSDEAESYPMSADEQDKCSDLLEISECVEPLPELQAFPEDVFIDDDPFNVPSWSSTPPESWDEKDVHLFLQWAWRVWDFPSSAPLQMFHMTGAELLALSPDELQSRTECGYMLHSVIELFRRDGEVVFQEDVTFLDQMALLTCLAVQDPMLAQALMSINSADDQSDDGPLTLDTRCSSDSEYDDSRQGEESTSSHDEQTSEKPSPVSPSSESPLPASNGGLALPFPTSFYGSRIWPPKKQHLMASYPSTSRASASRSHLFPLRTGLPPVPPLVSSPLPSPTSPGELPYLPTLSPTSRRSSSSEVSVVVTTSSHMEPKPEIRLSQQMPDLKLSLDLDRDIDHGQPAHHVTSKHVSENPSRNATEITSRYAEGVIRPASERLIRHTSESSLNGGYETRTRHVHEDVSRHVDAAMSRHAHEEMSRHGNENTVSHSTDDSACTNGLYSRKREHSPVRGNYREYNDAVLPPKKRSYTDAYKKALLDLDVTRLKEEAAGMIDRPASSSTGPSSNTNALATSPKSPHQNGSSKNPFGSLSPRMNGFSFLPTHDMSARVPVSVISPRLPGTSASFEGYNPPSVRDTHLPQMGPMAGRTRRDVTPPARLVDYHLSGNGLLNNNSLERGAHVKFVEHEAYRNGYLTPRRGVDRPVPNGLHPDRHTLSPNSSGSVEENRLSPTSPSKEGRNAQPATRRRRHSSSSTDSGNEESREAGSSKSANAAKKPPGRRKQTRSLHLWEFLKELLENEETCPRYITWISREEGVFRLVNSGAVAKLWGQRKNRRNMNYEKMSRALRYYYERHILERVPGQRLIYKFAADTMRDCNFSFMKK is encoded by the exons ATGGAGTCCGGGGTTTCACTCAGCAACTTTACCCCTACTTCACTAGACATGTTCCCCCCTATGCAGCCAATACCGACGAGTATAGATCTGGCCTGCACCACGACTCGTAACGAAGACATTATTATGCAGAAGGTGCAGGCTCTTCGTATCTTGTGGGAGCACCTAGTTCAGCTTAAAACGAGGAATATTCAGTTGAAAAACAGAGTACAAAACCAACGCGATCCAACAACGAAAGACATCTTGTCCGAGTTTGATGTTGATAATGGCTGGTCCGCACCTTCCAGCAACCAACAATATGGCGGCGATGCAGATGGAGTATTTGATAATGGCCAAACTAATAGCTGCTCGAACGATAAAAAGAACTGCGTCGGCTTTGGCCAAATTGAAAAAATTGCGCAAACACTTGAAggagaaacaaagaaaacgtGCAAAGGGAGTGTTCTCTCTCAGGGCAAAGAAGTTAGTAATGGAAAATCTGTGTTTAACTCATATGATACCAAGATGGATGAAATTCGCGTTCTAAATGGCGTGAAAAAGTCTAATAAAGAGAAAGATGCAACACAGAATGGTTCTTGTGCGAGGGAAACACAGCAAAAATACGATTTGTGCAACAATGCAGAGGAACCATTTATTGATTTGCTGAACATGGAGACATCATTTATTATCCAGGATGTAATTACGACTTTCGGTCTGCTTTCCGAGGATTTTGTGCCATCGCAAATCCCGGAAAGAGGTGCGCGCGGGAGCTCGAGTTTGTCTTCTGGGTATATGTCGGATGAGGCCGAGTCTTATCCAATGTCGGCGGATGAACAAGATAAATGCTCTGATCTGTTAGAGATTAGCGAGTGCGTTGAGCCACTGCCAGAACTCCAAGCTTTCCCTG AGGACGTGTTCATTGACGACGACCCTTTTAACGTCCCGAGCTGGAGCAGTACCCCTCCTGAATCATGGGATGAGAAAGACGTGCACCTATTTCTCCAATGGGCGTGGCGGGTATGGGATTTCCCTTCCTCTGCTCCACTGCAAATGTTTCACATGACAGGAGCCGAGTTATTGGCACTGTCCCCAGATGAGCTTCAAAGTCGGACAGAGTGCGGTTACATGTTGCATTCTGTTATTGAGTTGTTCCGTAGGGACG GAGAAGTTGTCTTCCAAGAAG ATGTGACTTTCCTTGATCAAATGGCCTTATTAACGTGTCTTGCCGTGCAAG ATCCGATGCTGGCACAAGCCTTGATGTCCATCAACAGCGCCG ATGACCAATCAGACGATGGACCTCTGACTTTGGACACTCGTTGTTCATCTGACAGCGAGTATG ACGACTCGAGACAAGGGGAGGAATCGACAAGTAGTCATGACGAACAGACGAGTGAGAAGCCTTCGCCAG TTTCGCCCTCTTCAGAATCTCCCCTCCCAGCGAGCAATGGTGGACTGGCTCTTCCATTTCCAACCTCCTTCTACGGGTCTCGTATCTGGCCCCCGAAGAAGCAGCACCTCATGGCCTCCTATCCAAGCACTTCCCGCGCATCTGCCTCCCGCTCGCATCTATTTCCTTTACGCACAGGACTCCCACCGGTCCCACCGCTGGTATCGTCGCCCCTGCCCTCTCCCACGAGCCCCGGGGAACTACCGTACCTACCCACACTCAGTCCGACATCCAGACGTAGCTCGTCCAGCGAGGTGTCTGTAGTCGTTACTACGTCCAGTCACATGGAGCCCAAACCAGAAATCCGACTGAGCCAACAAATGCCCGACTTGAAGCTCTCGCTAGACCTCGACAGGGATATAGATCACGGACAACCTGCGCATCACGTCACGTCAAAACATGTCTCGGAGAACCCTTCACGTAACGCTACTGAGATCACGTCACGTTACGCAGAGGGCGTGATACGCCCCGCTTCCGAAAGACTTATACGACACACCAGCGAAAGCTCGTTAAATGGCGGGTATGAAACCAGGACACGGCACGTACACGAGGATGTGTCACGTCATGTAGACGCTGCTATGTCACGTCACGCACATGAAGAAATGTCACGTCACGGTAATGAGAACACGGTGAGCCACTCAACAGACGACTCGGCTTGTACAAACGGTCTCTACTCGAGGAAAAGGGAGCACTCTCCAGTCAGGGGCAACTACAGAGAATACAACGACGCCGTGTTACCGCCCAAGAAAAGGTCGTACACTGATGCTTACAAGAAGGCCCTTCTCGACCTTGACGTGACACGCCTGAAAGAGGAAGCCGCCGGCATGATAGACCGGCCAGCTAGCAGCTCAACCGGGCCCTCCTCAAACACCAACGCTCTCGCGACATCTCCAAAATCACCTCACCAAAATGGGTCCTCTAAAAATCCCTTCGGGAGCCTGTCCCCACGAATGAATGGCTTCTCCTTCCTTCCGACTCATGATATGTCGGCTCGGGTACCAGTCTCGGTGATATCACCGCGTCTGCCAGGCACAAGTGCCTCCTTTGAAGGGTACAACCCGCCTTCGGTGAGAGACACTCATCTACCGCAAATGGGGCCCATGGCGGGTAGGACGAGGAGGGATGTTACTCCCCCCGCGCGGCTTGTGGATTACCATCTCTCAGGCAACGGTCTGCTTAACAACAACTCCCTAGAGAGGGGAGCACACGTGAAGTTTGTCGAGCATGAAGCTTACAGGAACGGGTATCTTACGCCGAGGCGAGGAGTTGATCGGCCCGTCCCGAATGGCCTGCATCCCGATAGACACACCTTGTCGCCAAATTCATCTGGAAGCGTGGAGGAAAACCGCCTGTCCCCAACCTCTCCGTCAAAGGAAGGCAGAAACGCTCAACCGGCGACCCGACGACGACGCCATAGCTCCAGCTCCACTGACTCGGGAAACGAGGAATCACGGGAAG CTGGTTCATCGAAGTCCGCTAACGCAGCGAAAAAGCCACCTGGTAGAAGAAAAC AAACGCGCTCGCTGCATCTGTGGGAATTTTTGAAAGAACTACTGGAGAACGAGGAGACCTGTCCACGCTACATCACGTGGATATCACGTGAAGAAGGCGTCTTCCGATTGGTCAATTCCGGTGCGGTCGCCAAGCTTTGGGGTCAGCGGAAGAACAGAAGGAACATGAATTACGAGAAGATGTCCCGGGCCCTGCGGTACTACTACGAGAGGCACATTCTTGAGAGGGTGCCCGGACAGAGGCTCATTTACAAGTTTGCCGCTGACACGATGCGGGACTGTAACTTCAGCTTCATGAAGAAGTAA